The following are encoded together in the Mesoterricola sediminis genome:
- a CDS encoding protoporphyrinogen/coproporphyrinogen oxidase: protein MDKEAPGASVLVLGGGVTGLLAALRLKRAGRAVEVWEASAESGGWARTLAWPGPDGTPGYLERGPQGLLVGRDGPLERLVRDLGLTLRRQEIKGPRWLGKDGRLHPNPASLRGLLAAPGLGPLDKLRLLGEPFIPCRPNTTEDLEAYITRRLGPAFAREILPALVAGVLAAPPDRIGVEALPRLLRMEAAGGLLRGGLAQGPLRTRYPQDGPYPGTGALTRALARHLGCVRTDRAAESLEPAEGGRWRVRTRGFAREVDTVVLAVPAAAASRLLQPVAPRAATALLAIPHADLRVWHSRHAPVRGWEHGVGLLIHPPQGRGVLGLVSMAREDPRAVPGLLQVRTYLGGAWPVDPALDAWPGVHAELRRWLPDLGPAVQVREERAPAAFPILGRGHAARTGRILADLPRGLHWLGSARFGPGLPDLAEGVEAWASSWA, encoded by the coding sequence TTGGATAAGGAAGCGCCGGGCGCCAGCGTCCTCGTCCTGGGCGGCGGGGTGACCGGTCTCCTGGCGGCCCTGCGCCTGAAGCGGGCCGGCCGGGCCGTGGAGGTCTGGGAGGCCAGCGCCGAATCCGGCGGCTGGGCCCGCACCCTGGCCTGGCCAGGCCCCGATGGCACCCCCGGCTACCTGGAGCGGGGGCCCCAGGGTCTGCTGGTGGGCCGGGACGGCCCCCTGGAGCGCCTCGTGCGGGACCTGGGCCTCACCCTGCGCCGGCAAGAGATCAAGGGTCCCCGCTGGCTCGGCAAGGACGGCCGCCTCCACCCGAACCCCGCCAGCCTCCGGGGCCTCCTGGCGGCCCCGGGCCTGGGGCCGCTGGACAAGCTGCGCCTCCTGGGCGAGCCCTTCATCCCCTGCCGGCCGAACACCACCGAGGACCTGGAGGCCTACATCACCCGCCGCCTCGGCCCGGCCTTCGCCCGGGAGATCCTGCCGGCCCTGGTGGCCGGAGTGCTCGCCGCCCCCCCGGATCGCATCGGCGTCGAGGCCCTGCCCCGGCTCCTGCGCATGGAAGCCGCGGGAGGCCTGCTGCGGGGCGGCCTCGCCCAGGGCCCCCTGCGCACCCGCTACCCCCAGGACGGGCCCTATCCGGGCACCGGCGCCCTCACCCGGGCCCTGGCCCGCCACCTCGGCTGCGTGCGCACCGACCGGGCCGCCGAATCCCTGGAGCCCGCCGAGGGCGGCCGTTGGCGGGTCCGGACCCGGGGCTTCGCCCGGGAGGTGGACACGGTCGTCCTGGCCGTGCCCGCCGCGGCCGCCTCCCGCCTCCTCCAGCCCGTGGCCCCCCGGGCGGCCACCGCCCTCCTGGCCATCCCCCACGCGGACCTCCGGGTCTGGCACAGCCGCCACGCGCCGGTGCGGGGCTGGGAGCACGGCGTCGGGCTCCTGATCCATCCCCCGCAAGGCCGGGGCGTCCTCGGCCTCGTGTCCATGGCCCGGGAGGATCCCCGGGCCGTGCCCGGGCTGCTCCAGGTCCGGACCTACCTGGGCGGCGCCTGGCCCGTGGACCCGGCCCTGGACGCCTGGCCCGGCGTCCACGCCGAACTGCGCCGCTGGCTCCCCGACCTCGGCCCCGCCGTCCAGGTCCGGGAGGAGCGGGCCCCCGCGGCCTTCCCCATCCTGGGCCGGGGCCACGCGGCCCGGACCGGGCGGATCCTCGCCGACCTGCCCCGGGGCCTCCACTGGCTGGGCTCGGCCCGCTTCGGGCCCGGACTCCCGGACCTCGCCGAGGGCGTCGAGGCCTGGGCCTCGAGCTGGGCC
- a CDS encoding UbiX family flavin prenyltransferase, with translation MSTQNARRIVVGISGASGAILGIELLKAIREFPEWESHLVISSGARRTIEHETPYAAAEVEALATRCHALEDVGASIASGTFKTQGMIIAPCSMKTLAGVASGYSDNLLLRAADVVIKERRKLVLVARESPLSPLHIRNMQTCSELGAVILPPVLTFYNMPQSIEDMTRHMVGKMLDIFGLELPRFKRWGADGDEAERVG, from the coding sequence ATGAGCACCCAGAACGCCAGGCGCATCGTCGTCGGCATCAGCGGCGCCAGCGGCGCCATCCTCGGGATCGAGCTGCTCAAGGCGATCCGGGAATTCCCCGAGTGGGAATCGCACCTCGTCATCTCCTCCGGGGCGCGGCGCACCATCGAGCACGAGACCCCCTACGCCGCCGCCGAGGTGGAAGCCCTGGCCACCCGCTGCCACGCCCTCGAGGACGTGGGCGCCAGCATCGCCAGCGGCACCTTCAAGACCCAGGGCATGATCATCGCTCCCTGCAGCATGAAGACCCTGGCCGGCGTGGCCTCGGGCTATTCCGACAACCTGCTCCTCCGGGCCGCGGACGTGGTCATCAAGGAGCGGCGGAAGCTGGTGCTCGTCGCCCGCGAGAGCCCCCTGAGCCCCCTGCACATCCGCAACATGCAGACCTGCTCCGAACTCGGCGCGGTGATCCTGCCCCCCGTCCTCACCTTCTACAACATGCCCCAGTCCATCGAGGACATGACCCGCCACATGGTCGGCAAGATGCTGGACATCTTCGGGCTGGAGCTCCCCCGGTTCAAGCGCTGGGGCGCCGATGGCGACGAGGCCGAACGCGTTGGATAA